The following coding sequences lie in one Leptospira inadai serovar Lyme str. 10 genomic window:
- a CDS encoding cytidylyltransferase domain-containing protein, with amino-acid sequence MSGTLLTHKRLGSLYAFIQARTSSTRLPRKVLKDLPEGSGNALLDHIHFRISKVLPQSRIVYVVPEEDFELEAFLSSRNRRVFSGPLEDVRARYILAASKFGAEAVLRLTGDNPFYDVKHLGLLLLSFLQGSSQLSYFKGLPLGMGGEVFRTEALLWEPQDGLEERHREHVSLHIKEHPEKFRITSIPALLAEEDSDRIPRFRLTVDTPEDFRTMEAILEGPAKSIGNTKPEIPDWGVGDLLKWEADFPKLFRENASVPQIKFSLPRVNRKSKGKIALLVAPAKEFGSGHEARSHILYSLLPDRDWEPTLISKFPKDGEYQGLIIDYRDISIPIEYKKTKLLLLDHFGAERKIHPHFDLLPHPLNRGDFDWSNILLPPSLTSSALNPTQEEMEEYEFFCYAGTIEKRQSNDLDRILLRQSPSGKILRVGGTPPAAENARIEHVDRLSTNDYLTALRGSKRFFGYFGQSLFEALYLGIPSATFGISPVHETLSSMLEEDAGIPYYKNIGSAKFSVGTRAPGAGGYDNILEYIDFLFYQK; translated from the coding sequence ATGAGTGGTACACTTTTAACGCATAAAAGACTCGGCTCCCTGTATGCGTTCATACAGGCGAGGACGAGTTCGACTCGCCTCCCCCGAAAAGTACTGAAGGATCTTCCGGAAGGTTCCGGAAACGCCTTGCTGGATCATATCCATTTTCGAATCAGTAAGGTTCTACCTCAATCCCGCATCGTTTATGTCGTGCCGGAGGAAGATTTCGAATTGGAAGCCTTTCTTTCTTCCAGGAATAGACGAGTTTTCTCCGGACCGTTAGAAGACGTGAGAGCTCGATACATTCTCGCAGCCTCGAAATTCGGCGCGGAAGCTGTCCTTCGCTTAACGGGTGACAATCCGTTTTACGACGTAAAACATCTAGGACTGCTTTTACTATCCTTCTTACAAGGATCTTCGCAGCTATCATACTTCAAAGGATTACCCTTAGGAATGGGGGGAGAAGTTTTTCGTACGGAAGCTTTGCTTTGGGAGCCGCAAGACGGATTGGAGGAGCGACATAGGGAACATGTCAGCCTACATATTAAGGAGCATCCGGAAAAATTTCGAATTACTTCCATCCCAGCTTTGCTAGCGGAGGAGGATTCGGATAGAATTCCGCGTTTCCGTCTGACCGTCGATACGCCGGAAGATTTTCGAACAATGGAGGCAATCTTAGAGGGACCGGCAAAATCGATCGGGAACACAAAACCTGAAATTCCGGATTGGGGTGTGGGAGATCTTCTTAAATGGGAAGCGGATTTTCCGAAACTATTCCGGGAAAATGCAAGCGTTCCTCAGATAAAATTTTCTCTTCCTAGGGTAAACCGAAAGTCGAAAGGCAAGATCGCACTTCTCGTCGCTCCCGCAAAGGAATTCGGCAGCGGCCATGAAGCAAGATCGCATATTTTATATTCCCTGCTTCCCGACCGAGATTGGGAACCCACATTGATTTCCAAGTTTCCAAAGGACGGCGAATATCAAGGATTAATAATCGACTACAGGGATATAAGTATTCCGATAGAATATAAGAAAACAAAATTATTGCTTTTGGATCATTTCGGAGCGGAACGGAAAATTCATCCCCATTTCGATCTATTACCCCATCCACTGAATCGTGGAGACTTTGACTGGAGTAATATTTTGCTCCCTCCTTCCCTTACAAGTTCCGCATTAAATCCGACACAGGAGGAAATGGAAGAATATGAATTCTTTTGCTACGCCGGCACGATCGAAAAGCGACAATCGAACGACTTGGATCGAATTCTACTTCGGCAATCACCATCCGGAAAAATCCTAAGAGTCGGCGGAACTCCTCCCGCCGCAGAGAACGCAAGAATCGAACATGTCGATAGACTTTCCACGAACGATTATTTAACGGCGCTTAGAGGCTCAAAACGATTTTTCGGATATTTCGGACAGAGTCTATTCGAAGCCTTATATCTTGGAATCCCATCCGCTACGTTCGGAATCTCCCCCGTTCATGAAACTCTTTCGTCCATGTTGGAGGAAGACGCAGGAATTCCGTATTACAAAAACATCGGTTCCGCAAAATTTTCCGTCGGAACGCGAGCCCCCGGAGCCGGCGGATATGATAATATATTAGAATATATAGATTTTCTGTTTTATCAAAAATGA